The Oscillospiraceae bacterium genome contains a region encoding:
- the lepA gene encoding elongation factor 4: protein MARDNIRNFCIIAHIDHGKSTLADRILEKTHSVDERQMEEQLLDNMDLERERGITIKARAVTLSYRSRNGKDYEFNLIDTPGHVDFGYEVSRSLAACEGAVLVVDSSQGVEAQTLANTYMALEHDLELVPILNKIDLPSAEPERVAQEVEDVIGLPCLDAPRVSAKLGTGVEDVLERVITDIPAPTGSESAPLKALIFDSVYDSYKGVIVYVRVFEGTVKPGDTVRMMAAGTEFTLVEVGHMGATSLSPCAQLQAGEVGYLTASIKNVRDTRVGDTVTLAAAPTPEPLPGYRKVTPMVFCGIYPVDGARYPDLKDALEKLQLNDASLSFEPETSAALGFGFRCGFLGLLHLDIITQRLEREFDLDLITTAPSVEYRITLTDGTVEVIENPSNYPDPGRIASQEEPFVDAHIYTPTEYVGSLMDLCVDRRGVMVDMKYLDATRVDLHYELPLGEIVYDFFDAIKSRSRGYASYDYEMKGFRESKLVKLDLLLNGDMVDALSMIVHADKAYAKGRRLAERLKDNIPRQMFEIPIQAAIGGKVIARETVKAMRKDVLAKCYGGDITRKKKLLEKQKEGKKKMRQLGSVELPSEAFTAVLKLDED from the coding sequence TTGGCAAGAGATAACATTCGCAATTTCTGCATCATCGCCCACATCGACCACGGCAAGTCCACCCTGGCCGACCGCATTCTGGAAAAGACCCACTCGGTGGACGAGCGCCAGATGGAAGAGCAGCTGCTGGACAACATGGATTTGGAGCGCGAGCGCGGCATCACCATCAAGGCCCGCGCCGTGACCCTCTCCTACCGCTCCCGCAACGGCAAAGACTATGAATTCAACCTGATCGACACCCCGGGCCATGTGGACTTCGGCTACGAGGTCAGCCGCTCCCTGGCCGCCTGCGAGGGCGCGGTGCTGGTGGTGGATTCCAGCCAGGGGGTCGAGGCGCAGACCCTGGCCAACACCTATATGGCCCTCGAGCACGACCTGGAGCTGGTGCCCATCCTGAACAAGATCGACCTGCCCAGCGCCGAGCCCGAGCGGGTCGCCCAGGAGGTGGAGGACGTGATCGGCCTGCCCTGCCTCGACGCGCCCCGCGTTTCCGCAAAGCTGGGCACCGGCGTGGAGGACGTGCTGGAACGGGTCATCACCGATATCCCCGCCCCCACGGGCAGCGAAAGCGCCCCCCTGAAGGCCCTCATCTTCGACAGCGTGTACGACAGCTACAAGGGCGTGATCGTGTACGTGCGGGTGTTCGAGGGCACGGTCAAGCCCGGCGACACGGTGCGCATGATGGCCGCCGGCACCGAGTTCACCCTGGTGGAGGTGGGCCACATGGGCGCCACCAGCCTCTCCCCCTGCGCCCAGCTGCAGGCGGGCGAGGTGGGTTACCTCACCGCCAGCATCAAAAACGTGCGCGACACCCGGGTGGGCGACACCGTCACCCTGGCCGCCGCCCCCACCCCCGAGCCCCTGCCCGGCTACCGCAAGGTCACCCCCATGGTGTTCTGCGGCATCTACCCTGTGGACGGCGCCCGCTACCCGGACCTGAAGGACGCGCTGGAAAAGCTGCAGCTCAACGACGCTTCGCTGAGCTTTGAGCCCGAGACCAGCGCGGCGCTGGGGTTTGGCTTCCGCTGCGGCTTTCTGGGCCTTCTGCATCTGGACATTATCACCCAGCGCCTGGAGCGGGAGTTCGACCTGGACCTCATCACCACCGCCCCCAGCGTGGAATATCGCATCACCCTGACCGACGGCACGGTGGAGGTCATCGAAAACCCCTCCAACTACCCCGACCCGGGCCGCATCGCCAGCCAGGAGGAGCCCTTTGTCGACGCCCACATCTACACCCCCACCGAGTATGTGGGCAGCCTGATGGATCTGTGCGTGGACCGGCGGGGCGTGATGGTGGACATGAAGTACCTGGACGCCACCCGCGTGGACCTGCACTATGAACTGCCCCTGGGCGAGATCGTGTACGATTTCTTCGACGCCATCAAGAGCCGCAGCCGGGGCTATGCCAGCTACGACTACGAGATGAAGGGCTTCCGCGAGTCCAAGCTGGTAAAGCTCGACCTGCTGCTGAACGGCGACATGGTGGACGCGCTCTCCATGATCGTGCACGCCGACAAAGCCTATGCCAAGGGCCGCCGCCTGGCCGAGCGCTTAAAAGACAACATCCCCCGCCAGATGTTCGAGATCCCCATCCAGGCGGCCATCGGCGGCAAGGTGATCGCCCGCGAAACCGTAAAGGCCATGCGCAAGGACGTTCTGGCCAAGTGCTACGGCGGCGACATCACCCGCAAAAAGAAGCTGCTGGAAAAACAGAAGGAAGGCAAAAAGAAGATGCGCCAACTGGGCAGCGTGGAACTGCCCAGCGAGGCCTTCACCGCCGTGCTCAAGCTGGACGAGGACTGA
- a CDS encoding amidase yields MANLLVVVDYQNDFVSGALGFGAAQALEGPIAARVEQALAGDWRVIFTRDTHGPDYLNTREGRFLPVPHCLRGSGGWHLYGSLAAYEASSDPRVAFVDKPTFGSAGLASAAEALCGGEPGRIELCGVVTNICVVSNAILLHSRFLNSEIAVLQNLCAAADPADHENALRLLAGMGYLLP; encoded by the coding sequence ATGGCAAACCTTTTGGTCGTGGTGGATTATCAAAACGATTTTGTGAGCGGCGCGCTGGGCTTTGGGGCGGCCCAGGCGCTGGAAGGCCCCATTGCCGCCCGGGTGGAGCAGGCCCTCGCCGGGGATTGGCGGGTCATCTTCACCCGCGACACCCACGGGCCCGATTATCTTAACACCCGCGAGGGCCGTTTTCTCCCGGTCCCCCACTGCCTGCGGGGTTCCGGGGGCTGGCATTTATACGGCAGCCTCGCGGCTTACGAAGCCTCGTCCGACCCCCGCGTCGCCTTTGTAGACAAGCCCACCTTCGGCAGCGCCGGGCTTGCCAGCGCTGCCGAAGCCCTGTGCGGCGGCGAGCCGGGTCGCATCGAGCTGTGCGGCGTGGTCACAAACATCTGCGTTGTCTCCAACGCCATCCTGCTGCACAGTCGTTTTTTGAACAGCGAGATCGCCGTTCTGCAAAACCTCTGCGCCGCCGCCGACCCGGCCGACCACGAAAACGCCCTGCGCCTTTTGGCCGGCATGGGCTATCTGCTCCCATGA
- a CDS encoding alanine racemase, with amino-acid sequence MDFEQHCWAEVDLDALVHNFKLLQAHAAPAQVCAVVKAGAYGHGDGMVCRALEAAGAKWFAVSCLAEALHLRAAGIGGDILILGRTDPSCAASLVRCGLTQAVFSPEYARQLAACAGQAHRPVQVHLKVDTGMGRIGFVARGAADVAPCAAALSACFELKGLEVTGLFQHFAVADSHAPADVAYTRRQHDLFLAVLAALEAQGRRVRTAHCCNSAALAEHPEWGMDLVRPGILLYGEQPSGEVSLPGLVPVLTLKAAVSQVKDLGPGQALSYGLCFTAGRPMRVATLCVGYADGYPRAMTNQGICALHGAPAPVVGRVCMDQLMVDVTGIPGVQAGDAATIFGAGGAADSTAAVAAKVGTIPYEIMCGLALRVPRVYLQGGRCAAVVDYLKQSSL; translated from the coding sequence ATGGATTTTGAACAGCACTGCTGGGCCGAGGTGGATCTGGACGCGCTGGTGCATAATTTCAAGCTTCTCCAGGCCCATGCCGCCCCCGCCCAGGTGTGCGCGGTGGTCAAGGCCGGTGCCTACGGCCACGGCGACGGCATGGTGTGCCGCGCGCTGGAGGCCGCCGGCGCCAAATGGTTTGCGGTGAGCTGCCTGGCCGAGGCGCTGCACCTGCGCGCGGCCGGCATTGGGGGCGATATCCTGATCCTTGGCCGCACCGACCCCTCCTGCGCCGCAAGCCTGGTGCGCTGCGGGCTCACCCAGGCCGTGTTCAGCCCGGAATACGCCCGCCAGCTGGCCGCCTGCGCCGGGCAGGCCCACCGCCCTGTCCAGGTGCACCTAAAGGTTGATACCGGCATGGGCCGCATCGGCTTTGTGGCCCGCGGCGCGGCCGACGTGGCCCCCTGCGCCGCCGCGCTGAGCGCCTGCTTTGAACTGAAAGGGCTGGAAGTGACCGGCCTGTTCCAGCACTTTGCCGTAGCCGACAGCCACGCCCCCGCGGATGTGGCCTATACCCGCCGCCAACACGATCTCTTTTTGGCGGTGCTGGCCGCGCTGGAGGCCCAGGGCCGCCGGGTGCGCACCGCGCACTGCTGCAATTCCGCCGCCCTGGCCGAGCATCCCGAGTGGGGCATGGACCTGGTGCGGCCGGGCATCCTTTTGTATGGCGAGCAGCCCAGCGGCGAGGTGTCGCTGCCCGGCCTTGTGCCGGTGCTCACCCTCAAAGCCGCCGTCAGCCAGGTAAAGGATCTCGGGCCGGGCCAGGCGCTGAGCTATGGGCTCTGTTTCACCGCCGGCCGGCCCATGCGGGTGGCGACCCTCTGCGTGGGCTATGCCGACGGTTACCCCCGCGCCATGACCAACCAGGGCATCTGCGCGCTGCACGGCGCGCCCGCCCCGGTGGTGGGGCGGGTGTGCATGGACCAGCTCATGGTGGACGTGACCGGCATCCCCGGCGTACAGGCGGGCGATGCGGCCACCATTTTCGGCGCGGGCGGCGCGGCCGATTCCACCGCCGCTGTGGCGGCCAAGGTGGGCACGATCCCCTACGAGATCATGTGCGGCCTTGCGCTGCGGGTGCCGCGGGTCTATCTGCAGGGCGGCCGCTGCGCGGCGGTGGTCGATTATCTCAAACAATCAAGCTTGTAA
- a CDS encoding tRNA 2-thiocytidine(32) synthetase TtcA, whose protein sequence is MQRLEGLVRRAIQEYGMLSPGDRVCVGVSGGKDSVALTIALARLQKYLGIPFELVAVSLDPQFGGKPTDYTPLAGLFAAYGVQYEVRRSGIGHVVFDLRKEPNPCALCAKMRRGLLHNTARELGCNKVALGHHLDDAIETFYMNLWGEGRLGCFSPVTYLSRKDLYMIRPMVLATEADVRRAVKSLSLPVVKSACPADGATRRQEMKEYVAGACRADRAFRQKMLGALQQADLDGWAPLPGAGRRG, encoded by the coding sequence ATGCAAAGGCTCGAAGGCCTGGTACGCAGGGCAATTCAGGAATACGGCATGCTCTCCCCCGGCGACCGGGTGTGCGTGGGCGTCTCAGGCGGGAAAGACAGCGTGGCCCTCACCATCGCCCTGGCCCGGCTGCAAAAATACCTGGGCATCCCGTTTGAGCTGGTGGCCGTGAGCCTGGATCCGCAATTCGGCGGCAAGCCCACCGATTATACCCCCCTGGCCGGGCTGTTCGCCGCCTATGGGGTGCAATACGAGGTTCGCCGCAGCGGGATCGGCCATGTGGTGTTCGATCTGCGCAAGGAGCCGAACCCCTGCGCGCTCTGCGCCAAAATGCGCCGCGGCCTTCTGCACAACACAGCCAGGGAATTGGGCTGCAACAAGGTGGCCCTGGGCCACCACCTGGACGACGCCATCGAAACCTTTTACATGAACCTGTGGGGCGAGGGGCGCCTTGGCTGCTTTTCGCCGGTCACCTACCTCTCCCGCAAGGACCTTTACATGATCCGCCCCATGGTGCTGGCCACCGAGGCGGACGTGCGGCGCGCGGTAAAAAGCCTCTCCCTGCCGGTGGTCAAAAGCGCCTGCCCGGCCGACGGCGCAACCCGCCGCCAGGAAATGAAGGAATATGTGGCCGGCGCCTGCCGCGCCGACCGGGCCTTCCGCCAAAAAATGCTGGGCGCGCTGCAGCAGGCGGATCTGGACGGCTGGGCCCCCCTGCCCGGGGCGGGCCGGCGCGGCTAA
- the rplM gene encoding 50S ribosomal protein L13: MSTTLAKPAQIERKWYVIDAAGKPLGRVAARAAVLLRGKNKVTFTPNVDGGDHVIIINCDKAVLTGKKLEKKYYRTHSGWIGGLKEVQYKTLMAENSDKAMYIAVKGMIPANTLGAKAMTRLRCYKGAEHDQAAQKPEVYEF, encoded by the coding sequence ATGAGCACTACTCTCGCAAAGCCCGCCCAGATCGAGCGCAAGTGGTATGTGATCGACGCCGCCGGCAAGCCCCTGGGCCGCGTCGCCGCCCGCGCCGCCGTTCTGCTGCGCGGCAAAAACAAGGTCACCTTTACCCCCAATGTGGATGGCGGCGACCATGTGATCATCATCAACTGCGACAAGGCTGTTCTGACCGGCAAGAAGCTGGAAAAGAAATACTACCGCACCCACTCCGGCTGGATCGGCGGCCTGAAGGAAGTGCAGTACAAGACCCTGATGGCTGAAAACAGCGACAAGGCCATGTACATTGCCGTGAAGGGCATGATCCCCGCCAACACCCTGGGCGCCAAGGCCATGACCCGCCTGCGCTGCTACAAGGGCGCTGAGCACGATCAGGCTGCCCAGAAGCCCGAAGTTTACGAGTTTTAA
- the rpsI gene encoding 30S ribosomal protein S9, which yields MYETKPYFYGTGRRKNSVARVRVYTGTGKITINGRDIDDYFGLETLKLIVRQPLVVAAAEGKFDLVVRVGGGGVSGQAGAIRHGLARALLQYDENLRPALKKAGFLTRDPRMKERKKYGLKAARRAPQFSKR from the coding sequence ATGTACGAGACGAAACCTTATTTCTACGGCACCGGTCGTCGTAAGAATTCCGTTGCCCGTGTTCGCGTGTACACCGGTACCGGCAAGATCACCATCAACGGCCGCGACATCGACGATTACTTTGGCCTTGAGACCCTGAAGCTCATCGTGCGCCAGCCCCTGGTGGTGGCCGCCGCCGAGGGCAAGTTCGACCTGGTGGTGCGCGTGGGCGGCGGCGGCGTGTCCGGCCAGGCCGGCGCCATCCGCCACGGCCTTGCCCGCGCCCTGCTGCAGTACGACGAGAACCTGCGCCCGGCGCTGAAAAAGGCCGGCTTCCTGACCCGCGACCCCCGCATGAAGGAGCGCAAGAAATACGGCCTCAAAGCCGCCCGTCGTGCCCCCCAGTTCAGCAAGCGCTGA